A region of the Nocardia asteroides genome:
TCGACGAGTGCGATGTATTACTCGGCGAGGTCTTACTTGGCGACCGCGACATCGACCGAGTGGATGCCCGCGCCTTCGGGGCGCACCTCGGCGGAGCCGTTGCCCGCCGAGGACAGCGCGCGGACGGTCCACGAGCCGGGGGCCGCGAAGAACCGGAAGTCACCGGTGCCGGACGCGACGACCTCGGCGGTGAAATCACCGTTGCCGTCGAGCAGGCGCACGAACGCACCGCCCACCGGCTGACCGTCGGTGCTCACGACACGGCCGGTGATGACCGTCTCCTTCTCCACGTCGACGCCGGCCGGGATGGCCTGACCCTGAGTAGGTGCTGCACACATATCGATTACTCTCCCAACTCGATCGGGGCTCCGACGAGGGAGCCGTACTCGGTCCAGCTCCCGTCGTAGTTCTTGACGTTCTGGTGGCCGAGCAGTTCCTGCAGCACGAACCAGGTGTGCGAGGAGCGCTCGCCGATCCGGCAGTAGGCGATGGTCTCCTTCTCGCCGTCCAGGCCGGCTTCCTTGTAGATCTCGGCCAGTTCCGCGTCGGACTTGAAGGTGCCGTCCTCGTTCGCGGCCTTGCTCCACGGCACGTTGATGGCGCCGGGGATGTGGCCGGGACGCTGGCTCTGCTCCTGCGGCAGGTGCGCGGGCGCCAGGATCTTGCCGGTGAACTCGTCGGGCGAACGCACGTCGACCAGGTTCTTGGTGCCGATGGCCGCGATGACCTCGTCGCGGAAGGCGCGGATGGACAGATCGGGCGCGGCGGCCTTGTACTGGGTGGCGGGCCGGTTCACCGGTGCGGTGGACAGCGGACGGCCGTCCAGCTCCCACTTCTTGCGGCCACCGTCGAGCAGCTTGACGTTGTTGTGGCCGTACAGCTTGAAGTACCAGTAGGCGTACGCGGCGAACCAGTTGTTGTTGCCGCCGTACAGGATGACCTCGTCGTCGTTGGAGATGCCGCGCGCCGAGAGCAGATCGGAGAACTGCTCCTGGTTCACGAAGTCGCGACGAACCTGATCCTGCAGGTCCTTCTTCCAGTCGAGCCGGACGGC
Encoded here:
- a CDS encoding DUF1416 domain-containing protein — its product is MCAAPTQGQAIPAGVDVEKETVITGRVVSTDGQPVGGAFVRLLDGNGDFTAEVVASGTGDFRFFAAPGSWTVRALSSAGNGSAEVRPEGAGIHSVDVAVAK
- a CDS encoding sulfurtransferase, whose translation is MARSDVLVSVDWAEENLNAPGVVFVEVDEDTSAYDGGHIEGAVRLDWKKDLQDQVRRDFVNQEQFSDLLSARGISNDDEVILYGGNNNWFAAYAYWYFKLYGHNNVKLLDGGRKKWELDGRPLSTAPVNRPATQYKAAAPDLSIRAFRDEVIAAIGTKNLVDVRSPDEFTGKILAPAHLPQEQSQRPGHIPGAINVPWSKAANEDGTFKSDAELAEIYKEAGLDGEKETIAYCRIGERSSHTWFVLQELLGHQNVKNYDGSWTEYGSLVGAPIELGE